In the genome of Mucilaginibacter sp. 14171R-50, the window ATAACAGACTTTCGCAAAAGCGTGTGCCAGGAAAGGGTTGGGAAAATATGGTTTATAACAAACTCGACCAAATAGTATTAACACAGGACTCTGTTCAAAGAGGCAACAATCAATGGACGGTTAATAAGTACGATGGTTTAGGCAGAGTTATTATAACCGGGTTATGGAATGCAGGGGCTAACATACCTTTAACCACCTTGCAAGATAGCATATACGCAGCCAGTCAGTGGGATATCAGGGATTATGCGAATAATACTACAGGATATAAAGTAACAAGCTATCCCGCTTTGACGAAAACACTAACGATAAATTATTATGATAACTACACAAATATTCCGACAATACCTCCGGGGCTTACCCCAACACCGGGCACATATAGTAATTTAACAAAAGGACTTGTCACAGTATCAAAAACAGCGGTGTTAAATACACTTTCAAACACCGAGCCTGACATGCTTTGGAACGTGAATTACTATGATAATAAAGGCCGGGTAGTAAAAGCGTATATGCAGCACTATCTGGGAGGTACTTTGAGTTCATACAATTATGATGATGTATCGAATACGTATGATTTTACTGATAAAATAACAGCGACCAGTAGAAAACAATATACCAAAAATGCCGACAATACAGCCGCGATATTGGCAGTGTCAATTGCGAACCAATACAATTACGACCAGGCAGACCGAAAAAGGGAAACATTTGAAAGAATTAATTCAGACCCGCAAGTATTAGTCAGCCGATTAGATTACAATGCTATCGGGCAGTTGAAGACAAAACACCTGCATGGATTGTCCGGGACTATTCCCTTTTTACAAGATATTAACTATCTATACAATGAACGGGCATGGCTGTTATCAGGCAAAAGCAATACCAACCTGTTTAACTTTAGCCTTGCCTATAATAAACCAAATGCTGGTGTTAGTCCCCAATTTAATGGGAATATTGCTCAAATGGAATACACTAAGACCGGCAGTAGCAATGTGAATTTTAATTATCGTTACGACCAATTGAATAGGCTAAAAAGTGCCTTGTCATCAGATAGCGCTTTAGATGAAACTATTGATTATGACGTAATGGGCAATATTACAAAACTTGTACGTAGTGGCAGTAATTCTGCAAATCTGAACTACAGCTACTATAATGCTAATTTGAATAACCGTTTGCAAACGGTAACCAATAATGGAAACGCTTTCAGAAGTTATGCATATGATGGTAATGGGAATGCAACATCTGATGGCGGAACTAAAAATATTTCATATAATTTATTGAACCTGCCACAAACAATCAAACAAGCAGATACGATATTAGCAACGTATACTTATGACGTGGGAGGAAGAAAATTAAGAAATGTTGGTAGCGATGGTGGCTGGGATTATATAAACGGGATTGTATATACAAATAATGTAATTAACTTTATACAGACCGAGGAAGGTCGTATTAAAAATATTAGTGGTGTTTACAATTATGAATACAATCTTAAAGATCAGCTAGGTAATGTAAGATTATCATTTGATAGAGATCCTGTCTCTGGCTTAGTAAGAAGATTACAAGAAGATGAGTACTATTCGTTTGGCCTAAGGAAAACGCCGGTTGATTATGATATTTTAAATCACAATCGTTACCTTTATAATGCTAAAGAAATACAATTGGATCTAACAAATCAATACGATTATGGCGCGCGGTTTTATGATCCGGTGATTGGACGTTTCACTACTGTAGACCCTCTCGCAGATAAAATGCGTCGGGTTTCCACTTACAATCATGCATTCAACAATCCATTAAGATTCATTGATGCTGATGGTATGGCACCGACTGATGTTATTATTGGTGGGGATGATAAACAGGCCGCTTTCGAAGAGTTGCAAAAATCAGTAAAGGGTCAATTAACCTTATCTATGGATGATAAAGGTAACGTGACGTATTCTAAATCTGCTCCTGATCCTCTTATAGGAAAGGACGCGAAACAGTTGATTGCTGCGATTGACGATCATACTGTAAATGTTAACGTTACTGCTACTAAAGGAAATATCATAAGTACGGTTGATTTTGTTGGGGGTGCTTTTTTGGGAAACGATTTATTGCCAAGCGGCAATGTGAACACTAAACAAGTTATATCGCCGGAAATACTGGAAAAGATGGATAACTATTTTGGCAGCCCGGGCAAAACAACACTTCATGAAGTCACAGAGTCTTATAATGGCGCAAAAATTGCGCAGAGTAATGGGGTTTCTTCACCATTCGCCTCACCAAGTGAGGTGGCCAACCCAAATAGCGATTATCAGAAAGCGCATAAGGCCGCTACCGATCAGTCAGGCCCAGTAATAGAAAAATATTATGGTCCATTAGGAGGTAGAGTAAGTAAACCCGGCATTATGGGAAAAACAGAATATATTCTTGATAACGGTGTTAAACCCGCAGTTCCATTAACGTCTAAAACATATCCTCAAAAACTATAATAATATGAAAATTTACTTAATTTTAATAATGCTTTTGGTGGTTGCATGTTCTTCATCAAAAAACTCTTTAAAAAATAGTTTAACTAATTTTACTGGATATAAAGTTTATAATATAGATTCCGTTAAAAATATTTACATTATATATGCACGGGATAATAAGAGTTTACCTTATAAAATATTGTCTCGTAAAGATAATACGTCAAATGGTGAATTAATAAAACTTAACAATGCATATCCATTTATTTTAGAGGAGGTTTGGTCAAAGAAAGCAGATCTCGTAAATGGGACATACTATTACGATACTCCAATTTCTGTCGATGGCGATTCGATAACAAGTCTACATGCCGCAAAAAATCTTCGAGGATTGAAATTTATACGATAAACAATAACCACTAAATACATATGAATTGCGTAATATAAAAGCACATCAAAGCATTTGTATGAAGAGTGGCTCTAAGAGTAACAAAGCTGTGAATGTTCTTTTTATGTTTTTAAAAGTTATAACAAGCTGGACTAATTGATCTATTAAATTATAATTCGCATAAATGAATATTATTATGTGTAATTAGTTAAATAGCTGTGCTTAACAATTAAAGACCTGTTTATTGGCAGGTCTTTATTTTTCTAAATTAACTTCTTTTAATATGTTAATGAAATGAAGAATTTTATTCTGATATTTTCGTTGTGGAAAAGACCTGCCATTTTCCCATCCTACAATCGTGTCTTCGCAAACCCCAAACACTTCTGCGACCTCTCTTTGTAACAGCCCCCTTTCAATTCTCGCCTTTCTTATGTGCTCCCCCAGCGTTTGAGGATTAACAGGAATGTCCTTTGAAGGCGGCTTTTTCACTACCTTGCGGTATGGAAGAAAA includes:
- a CDS encoding helix-turn-helix transcriptional regulator, with translation MLASTFLPYRKVVKKPPSKDIPVNPQTLGEHIRKARIERGLLQREVAEVFGVCEDTIVGWENGRSFPQRKYQNKILHFINILKEVNLEK
- a CDS encoding DUF6443 domain-containing protein, with the protein product MMKYIKGAFLWALIVLFITPLKAQTYINTPMTGTPAAGQYYNEKQITLSPNFTFTASSGQTLKLFIKDCVPLTLNLSSSQNYVMISTPRISGITTRSGLANRTTCELMQNVQYFDGLGRPIQTIQIKGSPGYNDLVQPIAYDSLNRETVKYLPYASTSANGSYRSAAITNQLAFYDPAGVPDSTSQLPGGIAHISTPYAMTKYEPSALGRVLEQGAPGDPWQLTGTINPSGVSSGHTIKTSYSVNNTLALTDTANTYLAALYTVTINPNQSRTLVRLSGADGNYLAGELTVKITKDENWQSGRGGTSEEYIDKEGRIVLKRTFSYLVGAPNELQILSTYYVYDDVGNLAYVLPPKSNADNTVPTQTILNNLCYQYRYDEYNRLSQKRVPGKGWENMVYNKLDQIVLTQDSVQRGNNQWTVNKYDGLGRVIITGLWNAGANIPLTTLQDSIYAASQWDIRDYANNTTGYKVTSYPALTKTLTINYYDNYTNIPTIPPGLTPTPGTYSNLTKGLVTVSKTAVLNTLSNTEPDMLWNVNYYDNKGRVVKAYMQHYLGGTLSSYNYDDVSNTYDFTDKITATSRKQYTKNADNTAAILAVSIANQYNYDQADRKRETFERINSDPQVLVSRLDYNAIGQLKTKHLHGLSGTIPFLQDINYLYNERAWLLSGKSNTNLFNFSLAYNKPNAGVSPQFNGNIAQMEYTKTGSSNVNFNYRYDQLNRLKSALSSDSALDETIDYDVMGNITKLVRSGSNSANLNYSYYNANLNNRLQTVTNNGNAFRSYAYDGNGNATSDGGTKNISYNLLNLPQTIKQADTILATYTYDVGGRKLRNVGSDGGWDYINGIVYTNNVINFIQTEEGRIKNISGVYNYEYNLKDQLGNVRLSFDRDPVSGLVRRLQEDEYYSFGLRKTPVDYDILNHNRYLYNAKEIQLDLTNQYDYGARFYDPVIGRFTTVDPLADKMRRVSTYNHAFNNPLRFIDADGMAPTDVIIGGDDKQAAFEELQKSVKGQLTLSMDDKGNVTYSKSAPDPLIGKDAKQLIAAIDDHTVNVNVTATKGNIISTVDFVGGAFLGNDLLPSGNVNTKQVISPEILEKMDNYFGSPGKTTLHEVTESYNGAKIAQSNGVSSPFASPSEVANPNSDYQKAHKAATDQSGPVIEKYYGPLGGRVSKPGIMGKTEYILDNGVKPAVPLTSKTYPQKL